Proteins from one Emys orbicularis isolate rEmyOrb1 chromosome 2, rEmyOrb1.hap1, whole genome shotgun sequence genomic window:
- the ADRA2B gene encoding alpha-2B adrenergic receptor, with amino-acid sequence MDSPEGYSVQATAAIAAIITFLILFTIFGNVLVIIAVLTSRSLKAPQNLFLVSLAAADILVATLIIPFSLANELMGYWHFRKTWCEIYLALDVLFCTSSIVHLCAISLDRYWSVSQAIEYNSKRTPKRIKGIILIVWMIAAFISLPPLIYKGNKKDSQDGRPQCKLNEEAWYILSSSIGSFFAPCIIMILVYLRIYFIAKHRTRQGSRGKKSKAEKKGTSKKITGPTSETSPQQLGAREPNGHQVPNEDSDQPATPTLPAHRTSLLSLEEEQQQLPPSATNPCQPQSEKKESSGSSPLERSPHCSLKQRNGHPQSSVKGMETLATAKGEVLLVRRVKTLSANPWKRKTHLNREKRFTFVLAVVIGVFVLCWFPFFFLYSLGAICPELCKVPNSVFQFFFWIGYCNSSLNPVIYTIFNQDFRKAFRKILCRQGTQTAW; translated from the coding sequence ATGGACAGCCCCGAGGGCTACTCGGTCCAAGCCACCGCGGCCATCGCTGCCATCATCACCTTCCTCATCCTCTTCACCATCTTCGGCAACGTGCTGGTGATCATCGCCGTGCTCACCAGCCGGTCCCTCAAGGCCCCCCAGAACCTCTTCCTGGTGTCCCTGGCAGCGGCCGACATCCTGGTGGCCACCCTCATAATCCCCTTTTCCCTCGCCAATGAGCTGATGGGCTACTGGCACTTCCGGAAGACCTGGTGCGAGATCTACCTGGCCTTGGACGTTCTCTTCTGCACCTCCTCCATCGTGCATCTCTGCGCCATCAGCCTGGACCGGTACTGGTCCGTCAGCCAGGCCATCGAGTACAACTCCAAGAGGACCCCCAAGAGGATCAAGGGCATCATCCTCATCGTGTGGATGATCGCGGCCttcatctccctgccccccctcatcTACAAGGGGAACAAGAAGGACAGCCAGGATGGCAGGCCACAGTGCAAACTCAACGAGGAGGCGTGGTACATCCTCTCCTCCAGCATCGGCTCCTTCTTTGCCCCCTGCATCATCATGATCCTGGTCTACCTGCGGATTTACTTTATAGCCAAGCACCGGACCCGGCAAGGCTCCAGGGGCAAGAAGTCCAAGGCTGAGAAGAAGGGGACATCTAAGAAAATCACTGGCCCGACCTCTGAgacctctccccagcagctgggtgCAAGGGAACCCAATGGGCATCAGGTGCCCAATGAGGATAGTGACCAGCCGGCAACCCCTACGCTCCCTGCCCACAGGACGTCTCTCCTGagcctggaggaggagcagcagcagctgccgccaTCTGCCACTAACCCTTGCCAGCCCCAATCGGAGAAGAAAGAGTCTTCTGGCTCCAGCCCGCTGGAGCGCTCCCCACACTGCAGCCTCAAGCAGCGCAACGGGCACCCCCAGAGCTCTGTCAAGGGCATGGAGACCCTGGCCACTGCCAAGGGGGAGGTGCTGCTGGTGAGGAGGGTGAAGACCCTGAGTGCCAACCCTTGGAAGAGGAAGACCCACCTCAACCGGGAGAAGAGGTTCACCTTCGTCCTAGCCGTGGTAATCGGGGTCTTTGTCCTCTGCTGGttccctttcttctttctctATAGCCTGGGGGCCATCTGCCCAGAACTCTGCAAGGTCCCCAACAGCGTGTTCCAGTTCTTCTTCTGGATTGGCTACTGCAACAGCTCCTTGAACCCTGTGATCTACACCATCTTCAACCAGGACTTCCGCAAGGCCTTCCGCAAGATCCTCTGCAGGCAGGGGACTCAGACTGCCTGGTGA